The following coding sequences lie in one Populus trichocarpa isolate Nisqually-1 chromosome 14, P.trichocarpa_v4.1, whole genome shotgun sequence genomic window:
- the LOC7491264 gene encoding uncharacterized protein LOC7491264 yields the protein MGNCITYHNSSNSAGRVILSDGRVCEFDKPLTVAELMLEYPQQVVVEFHSYLTEKRPPPLPADKKLEMKLYLMLPMKPGKPASLSSEEARRVLLSANSVLRSRSSLSSSRFLPLFAMMCPAGVGEEQKLVMRKKECYVEEKPAADQKYDSELTEIFESRPEYLSRQLSGKGTWKPSLGTINEKRVEKKIPRWLF from the coding sequence ATGGGAAACTGCATCACATACCACAATTCATCAAATTCGGCTGGGAGAGTGATTCTATCGGATGGTAGGGTTTGTGAGTTTGATAAACCGCTAACGGTGGCTGAGCTGATGCTAGAATACCCACAACAAGTTGTGGTCGAGTTTCACTCATATTTGACTGAAAAGAGGCCACCACCACTGCCTGCTGACAAGAAGCTAGAAATGAAGTTGTACCTAATGCTGCCTATGAAGCCAGGGAAACCAGCGTCATTATCATCAGAAGAAGCGAGACGTGTTCTTTTGAGTGCGAACTCGGTTTTAAGATCACGGTCTTCTTTATCATCATCGAGGTTTCTCCCTTTATTTGCTATGATGTGCCCTGCTGGAGTTGGAGAGGAACAAAAGCTTGTTATGCGAAAGAAGGAATGTTATGTAGAGGAGAAGCCAGCTGCGGATCAGAAATATGATTCTGAGCTAACAGAGATTTTTGAGAGTAGGCCTGAATATTTGAGTAGGCAGCTTTCAGGTAAAGGGACGTGGAAGCCTAGCTTGGGCACTATCAATGAGAAAAGGGTAGAGAAAAAGATCCCTCGCTGGTTGTTTTGA
- the LOC7491265 gene encoding probable beta-D-xylosidase 2, translating to MPTSFIITLSVLFLGVSLQTSKALDPFACDPKDGTTRDLPFCQVKLPIQTRVNDLIGRMTLQEKVGLLVNNAAAVPRLGIKGYEWWSEALHGVSNVGPGTKFGGAFPVATSFPQVITTAAAFNATLWEAIGQVVSDEARAMFNGGVAGLTYWSPNVNIFRDPRWGRGQETPGEDPVVVGKYAASYVRGLQGSDGNRLKVAACCKHFTAYDLDNWNGVDRFHFNAEVSKQDMEDTFDVPFRMCVKEGKVASVMCSYNQVNGIPTCADPNLLKKTVRGQWRLDGYIVSDCDSVGVYYGQQHYTSTPEEAASDAIKAGLDLDCGPFLGQHTEDAVKKGLLNEAEINNALLNTLTVQMRLGMFDGEPSSQLYGNLGPNDVCTPAHQELALEAARQGIVLLKNHGPSLPLSTRRHLSVAIVGPNSNVTATMIGNYAGLACGYTTPLQGIQRYAQTIHRQGCADVACVSDQQFSAAIDAARQADATVLVMGLDQSIEAEFRDRTGLLLPGRQQELVSKVAAASKGPTILVLMSGGPIDVSFAENDPKIGSIVWAGYPGQAGGAAISDVLFGITNPGGKLPMTWYPQDYITNLPMTNMAMRSSKSKGYPGRTYRFYKGKVVYPFGHGISYTNFVHTIASAPTMVSVPLDGHRHGSGNATISGKAIRVTHARCNRLSLGMQVDVKNTGSMDGTHTLLVYSRPPARHWAPHKQLVAFEKVHVAAGTQQRVGINIHVCKSLSVVDGSGIRRIPMGEHSLHIGDVKHSVSLQASILGVVES from the exons ATGCCCACATCCTTCATAATTACTCTCTCGGTTCTTTTCTTGGGTGTTTCTTTGCAAACCAGCAAAGCCCTGGACCCTTTTGCTTGCGACCCAAAAGATGGAACCACGAGAGATTTGCCGTTTTGCCAAGTGAAGTTGCCAATACAAACGAGAGTTAATGACCTTATTGGAAGAATGACATTGCAGGAGAAGGTTGGGTTGCTAGTGAACAATGCTGCGGCAGTTCCACGGCTGGGGATTAAAGGGTATGAGTGGTGGTCTGAGGCTCTTCATGGAGTTTCCAATGTGGGTCCAGGGACCAAGTTTGGTGGAGCCTTCCCTGTGGCCACTAGCTTCCCTCAAGTCATCACTACCGCTGCTGCTTTCAATGCAACTTTGTGGGAGGCTATTGGACAG GTTGTGTCTGATGAAGCAAGAGCAATGTTCAATGGAGGGGTAGCTGGGCTCACCTATTGGAGTCCAAACGTGAACATATTCAGAGACCCGAGGTGGGGTCGTGGACAGGAGACTCCCGGTGAAGACCCGGTTGTAGTTGGTAAATATGCTGCAAGCTACGTCAGAGGTTTACAGGGAAGTGACGGTAACCGGCTAAAGGTCGCTGCTTGTTGTAAGCACTTCACGGCTTACGACCTCGATAACTGGAACGGGGTTGATCGGTTCCACTTTAACGCTGAG GTAAGCAAGCAGGACATGGAGGATACATTTGATGTGCCATTCAGGATGTGTGTGAAGGAAGGCAAAGTAGCAAGTGTTATGTGCTCTTACAATCAGGTGAATGGAATCCCCACGTGTGCTGACCCAAATCTGCTAAAGAAAACTGTACGTGGTCAGTGGAGACTTGATGG GTACATTGTTTCAGACTGTGACTCCGTTGGAGTTTATTATGGGCAGCAACACTATACTTCAACCCCGGAGGAAGCAGCCTCGGATGCTATTAAAGCAG GTTTAGATTTGGACTGTGGACCATTCCTGGGTCAACACACGGAGGATGCTGTAAAAAAGGGCTTGCTGAATGAGGCTGAAATAAATAACGCATTGCTTAATACACTGACTGTCCAGATGAGGCTGGGGATGTTCGATGGTGAGCCATCATCACAGCTATATGGGAACCTAGGTCCGAACGATGTGTGCACCCCAGCTCACCAAGAGCTTGCCCTTGAAGCGGCCAGACAAGGCATTGTTCTTCTCAAGAATCATGGTCCTTCATTGCCTTTATCTACTCGCCGGCATCTCTCCGTTGCCATCGTTGGCCCTAATTCGAATGTCACTGCTACTATGATTGGCAATTATGCTG GGTTGGCGTGTGGATACACAACACCCCTACAAGGGATACAGAGATATGCCCAGACAATTCACCGGCAAGGTTGTGCAGATGTTGCCTGTGTTAGTGACCAGCAATTCAGCGCAGCAATTGACGCAGCCCGGCAAGCGGATGCAACGGTTCTAGTAATGGGGCTTGACCAATCTATTGAGGCAGAATTTAGAGATAGGACTGGGCTTCTTCTACCTGGACGCCAACAAGAGCTCGTATCCAAGGTCGCCGCAGCCTCGAAGGGCCCGACTATATTGGTCTTAATGTCTGGTGGGCCTATTGATGTGTCTTTCGCTGAGAATGATCCAAAAATTGGGAGCATCGTATGGGCTGGCTATCCAGGCCAAGCTGGAGGAGCAGCCATTTCTGATGTCTTGTTTGGAATTACAAACCCAG gagGCAAGCTTCCTATGACATGGTACCCACAAGATTATATCACAAATCTGCCAATGACAAACATGGCCATGCGATCAAGCAAATCAAAGGGCTATCCTGGAAGAACCTATAGATTCTACAAAGGTAAAGTGGTGTACCCATTTGGTCATGGAATAAGCTACACAAATTTTGTTCATACCATAGCAAGTGCACCGACGATGGTTTCGGTACCCCTAGACGGCCACCGCCATGGCTCCGGAAATGCAACCATTTCAGGGAAGGCAATCAGAGTTACACATGCTAGATGTAATAGACTCTCTTTAGGAATGCAAGTAGATGTGAAAAACACTGGCTCCATGGATGGGACTCACACATTGCTAGTCTACTCTAGACCACCAGCAAGACATTGGGCTCCTCACAAACAGTTAGTGGCCTTCGAAAAAGTGCATGTTGCAGCAGGGACACAGCAAAGAGTGGGAATTAACATTCATGTTTGCAAATCCTTGAGTGTTGTCGACGGATCTGGAATTCGAAGAATTCCAATGGGAGAACATAGTCTTCATATTGGTGACGTTAAGCACTCGGTGTCACTTCAAGCCTCAATTCTAGGGGTGGTCGAGTCTTAA